A DNA window from Ornithinimicrobium humiphilum contains the following coding sequences:
- a CDS encoding M36 family metallopeptidase: protein MRRTPLLGAGLGVPLTLALLVPGGAVAVPEAAAPAEPSSSFWLTQPSSAPAEQVAVDFLRLKAADYGVAGADLAGLEVLSQHTSGHNGVTYVNLVQTYQGRQVLGAVATVSVTKTGEVLHVAQSLVGGLREATGSRDLDAAGALEAAAEELDLSTADATVESRRADAEQATVLSSPAAREDIDARLVWQPTDEGLRLAWELVIDDADSPSLYQVTVDAESGEALHVEDWTHQHTAGDFAHLARSPQAFGTGVAAAATSTTPTLKTPTPAVDGSSYRVVAFPKESPNDGDRELVENPADAYSSPFGWHDTDGVAGPEHTSTRGNNVWAYTDQDANNQPDPDGSPDGGAGLDFDFEMDLGEHAQDYRDAAVTNLFYANNMIHDILYRYGFDEASGNFQAMNYTGQGTGGDYVRAEAADGAGTNNANFSTPAADGSPPRMQMYLWPGTQFGRPSGFTLGTGTDAVTYEANYARFTPPATNAGLPGTAVVVDNACTAFAAPGAIVVTANGGSCNNAVKVRNAEDGGAVAVVITHTGTGAAPILTATMDQQVGIPAVSVSQADGDAIRARIAGGTTAASVHKISSHPGIRDGDLENGIIIHEYGHGVSNRLTGGLNINCLGGQEQMGEGWSDYLAITMLMDPALDKPEEARGMGPYALFQPDRHGAGIRPAPYSRNMDIQPFTYDRIKTNGWVTGGSLAAPHGIGHAWASILWDLNWDLIDKHGFEADIYSPWNTAGNTRALQYVMDGMKMQGCNPGFVAGRNGIIAASEALGGEDTCNIWATFARRGVGYSAIQGGTGRDDNFEAFDVPPTCKAPGAGVKGGAFSADKLNTVVAGDTAPIKFSINGNKGLDILRGAHSPSSQEIDCGTLEPEQYALTYPTDTTGNRGLTYSKGNDLYHYNWKTDASWGGTCRQLIITLEDGTQHRANFQFLEG, encoded by the coding sequence ATGCGACGTACCCCTTTGCTGGGCGCCGGACTCGGCGTCCCGCTCACGCTCGCGCTGCTCGTCCCGGGAGGCGCCGTTGCCGTCCCGGAGGCGGCAGCGCCGGCCGAGCCCAGCAGCAGCTTCTGGTTGACCCAACCCAGCTCGGCCCCGGCCGAGCAGGTCGCGGTCGACTTCCTGCGCCTCAAGGCCGCGGACTACGGCGTGGCCGGAGCCGACCTGGCCGGTCTGGAGGTGCTGTCCCAGCACACCTCCGGTCACAACGGCGTGACCTACGTCAACCTGGTGCAGACCTACCAGGGCCGCCAGGTCCTCGGCGCCGTCGCCACGGTCAGCGTCACCAAGACCGGCGAGGTGCTGCACGTGGCGCAGTCCCTGGTCGGCGGTCTGCGCGAGGCCACGGGCAGCCGTGACCTCGACGCAGCGGGCGCCCTCGAGGCCGCCGCGGAGGAGCTCGACCTGAGCACCGCGGACGCGACCGTCGAGTCACGCCGCGCCGACGCCGAGCAGGCCACGGTGCTGTCCTCGCCGGCCGCCCGGGAGGACATCGACGCCCGCCTGGTCTGGCAGCCGACCGACGAGGGACTGCGCCTCGCCTGGGAGCTCGTCATCGACGACGCGGACTCGCCCTCCCTCTACCAGGTCACCGTCGACGCCGAGTCGGGGGAGGCCCTCCACGTCGAGGACTGGACCCACCAGCACACCGCCGGTGACTTCGCCCACCTCGCCCGTTCGCCGCAGGCGTTCGGCACCGGTGTCGCGGCCGCGGCCACGTCCACGACTCCCACGCTGAAGACCCCGACGCCCGCCGTCGACGGCTCCAGCTACCGCGTGGTGGCCTTCCCGAAGGAGAGCCCCAACGACGGCGACCGCGAGCTGGTCGAGAACCCCGCCGATGCCTACAGCTCGCCCTTCGGCTGGCACGACACCGACGGCGTCGCCGGCCCGGAGCACACGTCGACCCGGGGCAACAACGTGTGGGCCTACACCGACCAGGACGCCAACAACCAGCCCGACCCGGACGGGTCGCCCGACGGTGGCGCCGGTCTCGACTTCGACTTCGAGATGGACCTGGGTGAGCACGCCCAGGACTACCGCGACGCGGCCGTGACCAACCTGTTCTACGCGAACAACATGATCCACGACATCCTCTACCGCTACGGCTTCGACGAGGCGTCGGGCAACTTCCAGGCCATGAACTACACCGGCCAGGGCACGGGCGGCGACTACGTCCGGGCGGAGGCGGCAGACGGCGCCGGCACCAACAACGCCAACTTCTCCACCCCGGCCGCCGACGGCAGCCCGCCGCGGATGCAGATGTACCTGTGGCCCGGCACCCAGTTCGGCAGGCCCAGCGGGTTCACGCTCGGCACCGGCACGGACGCCGTGACCTACGAGGCGAACTACGCCCGCTTCACCCCGCCCGCGACCAACGCCGGACTCCCGGGCACAGCGGTCGTTGTCGACAACGCCTGCACCGCTTTCGCGGCTCCTGGCGCGATCGTCGTCACGGCCAACGGCGGCTCCTGCAACAACGCCGTCAAGGTCAGGAACGCCGAGGACGGTGGCGCCGTCGCGGTCGTCATCACGCACACCGGGACGGGGGCCGCCCCGATCCTCACCGCCACCATGGACCAGCAGGTCGGCATCCCGGCCGTCTCGGTCAGCCAGGCCGACGGCGACGCCATCCGTGCCCGGATCGCCGGCGGCACCACCGCCGCGTCGGTGCACAAGATCTCCTCGCACCCGGGCATCCGCGACGGTGACCTGGAGAACGGCATCATCATCCACGAGTACGGCCACGGCGTCTCCAACCGCCTGACCGGTGGTCTCAACATCAACTGCCTGGGTGGGCAGGAGCAGATGGGTGAGGGCTGGAGCGACTACCTGGCCATCACCATGCTCATGGACCCGGCGCTCGACAAGCCGGAGGAGGCGCGCGGCATGGGCCCGTACGCCCTCTTCCAGCCCGACCGCCACGGTGCCGGCATCCGTCCCGCGCCCTACTCGCGCAACATGGACATCCAGCCGTTCACCTACGACCGCATCAAGACCAACGGCTGGGTCACCGGCGGCTCGCTGGCCGCGCCGCACGGCATCGGTCACGCGTGGGCGTCGATCCTGTGGGACCTCAACTGGGACCTCATCGACAAGCACGGCTTCGAGGCGGACATCTACTCCCCGTGGAACACCGCCGGCAACACCCGCGCGCTGCAGTACGTCATGGACGGCATGAAGATGCAGGGCTGCAACCCTGGCTTCGTCGCCGGCCGCAACGGCATCATCGCCGCCTCCGAGGCCCTCGGTGGTGAGGACACCTGCAACATCTGGGCGACCTTCGCCCGCCGTGGTGTCGGCTACAGCGCCATCCAGGGCGGCACCGGCCGCGACGACAACTTCGAGGCCTTCGACGTGCCGCCGACCTGCAAGGCGCCGGGTGCCGGCGTCAAGGGCGGTGCCTTCTCGGCCGACAAGCTCAACACGGTCGTCGCGGGTGACACCGCGCCGATCAAGTTCTCCATCAACGGCAACAAGGGCCTGGACATCCTCCGTGGCGCCCACAGCCCCTCGAGCCAGGAGATCGACTGCGGCACCCTGGAGCCCGAGCAGTACGCCCTCACCTACCCGACGGACACGACGGGCAACCGTGGGCTGACCTACTCCAAGGGCAACGACCTCTACCACTACAACTGGAAGACGGACGCGTCCTGGGGTGGCACCTGCCGCCAGCTGATCATCACGCTGGAGGACGGCACGCAGCACCGGGCCAACTTCCAGTTCCTGGAGGGCTGA
- a CDS encoding tRNA (adenine-N1)-methyltransferase — MTPPATGADLRRGPFRPGDRVQLTDPKGRLHTITLEPGKNFHTHRGHVRHDDLIGAPDGTVVAHSSGVEYLALRPLLSDYVLSMPRGAQVVYPKDAGQIVTYADIFPGATVVEAGVGSGALSLSLLRAVGDEGRLLSFERRADFAEIAQANAHAFFGQEHPAWTVTVGDLVQELPRAVEPGTVDRVVLDMLAPWECLDVVADALVPGGVLICYVATTTQLSRVAETARRAGGWTEPQAWESLVRGWHLEGLAVRPEHRMHGHTGFLITLRRLAPGVDAHLRKKRPAPGAYGEDYTPVVEEEWSPEDLGERPVSDKRLRRTAREARATADRRDGGLPDEGGAS, encoded by the coding sequence GTGACTCCCCCCGCGACCGGCGCCGACCTGCGTCGAGGCCCCTTCCGCCCCGGCGACCGTGTGCAGCTGACCGACCCCAAGGGCCGGCTGCACACCATCACCCTCGAGCCGGGGAAGAACTTCCACACCCACCGGGGGCACGTCCGGCACGACGATCTCATCGGGGCTCCCGACGGCACCGTCGTCGCCCACTCCTCGGGCGTGGAGTACCTCGCCCTGCGCCCGCTGCTCTCGGACTACGTGCTCTCGATGCCGCGCGGCGCCCAGGTCGTCTACCCCAAGGACGCGGGGCAGATCGTCACCTACGCCGACATCTTCCCCGGCGCGACGGTCGTCGAGGCCGGCGTCGGGTCGGGCGCACTCTCCCTCTCGCTGCTGCGCGCCGTGGGCGACGAGGGCCGGCTGCTCAGCTTCGAGCGACGGGCCGACTTCGCCGAGATCGCGCAGGCCAACGCCCACGCCTTCTTCGGCCAGGAGCACCCGGCGTGGACGGTGACGGTCGGCGACCTCGTCCAGGAGCTGCCGCGCGCCGTCGAGCCCGGCACGGTCGACCGCGTCGTCCTCGACATGCTCGCGCCCTGGGAGTGCCTCGACGTCGTCGCAGACGCGCTGGTGCCCGGCGGCGTGCTGATCTGCTACGTCGCGACCACGACCCAGCTCTCCCGGGTGGCCGAGACGGCCCGTCGGGCCGGAGGCTGGACCGAGCCGCAGGCGTGGGAGTCGCTCGTGCGGGGCTGGCACCTGGAGGGACTGGCCGTGCGGCCGGAGCACCGGATGCACGGGCACACCGGCTTCCTGATCACCCTGCGCCGGCTGGCGCCGGGCGTCGACGCCCACCTCCGCAAGAAGCGGCCCGCCCCGGGGGCCTACGGCGAGGACTACACGCCGGTGGTCGAGGAGGAGTGGAGCCCCGAGGACCTGGGGGAGCGCCCGGTGTCCGACAAGCGTCTGCGTCGCACCGCCCGCGAGGCCCGGGCGACCGCGGACCGACGCGACGGTGGCCTGCCGGACGAGGGCGGGGCGTCCTAG
- a CDS encoding site-2 protease family protein, producing the protein MTTSNGWRIGSLSGVPVFLGRSWVLVAVLIVLLFGPTVEAVLGLGGFWSSVVALIFAVLLLVSVLTHEAAHALVAQRVGFGVSRVVADFWGGHTAHDAAGVTPGRSAAVAAVGPLANGLLALAGWGLMAVLDGGVPLLLAYAFTWANAFVALFNLVPGLPLDGGFLLEAAVWRATGDRSTATWAAGWAGRVVAVLLVAWAVSPVLLEGQRIGIGRLAWVVVIAFFLWQGASSAITAGRHGRAASRLRVGDVARPVGVVPPDAPVGSVRWADAAVWVVRRPGETPDGLVHPGALEKVPADERAHAPVFSVAVRMPIGWALPLGPDASFDRVLEVMRTTGAGIVCLLDEEGAPWGAVAATDLDRGGRTASRS; encoded by the coding sequence ATGACGACGAGCAACGGCTGGCGCATCGGGAGCCTCTCCGGCGTCCCCGTCTTCCTGGGGCGGAGCTGGGTCCTCGTCGCCGTGCTCATCGTGCTGCTCTTCGGGCCCACGGTCGAGGCGGTGCTGGGGCTGGGCGGCTTCTGGTCATCGGTCGTCGCGCTGATCTTCGCCGTCCTCCTGCTCGTCTCGGTCCTCACCCACGAGGCCGCCCACGCGCTCGTGGCCCAGCGGGTCGGCTTCGGGGTCTCCCGGGTGGTCGCCGACTTCTGGGGCGGGCACACCGCGCACGACGCGGCCGGCGTCACCCCGGGACGCAGTGCGGCGGTCGCGGCCGTCGGACCGCTCGCCAACGGGCTGCTGGCACTGGCGGGCTGGGGACTGATGGCGGTGCTCGACGGGGGAGTGCCGCTGCTGCTGGCCTACGCCTTCACCTGGGCGAACGCCTTCGTCGCACTGTTCAACCTGGTCCCGGGGCTGCCCCTCGACGGCGGCTTCCTCCTCGAGGCGGCGGTATGGCGTGCCACGGGCGACCGCAGCACCGCCACCTGGGCGGCCGGCTGGGCCGGGCGGGTGGTGGCCGTGCTCCTGGTGGCGTGGGCGGTCAGCCCGGTGCTGCTGGAGGGGCAGCGGATCGGGATCGGCCGCCTCGCCTGGGTGGTGGTGATCGCCTTCTTCCTGTGGCAGGGCGCCTCGTCGGCCATCACAGCCGGACGGCACGGTCGGGCCGCCTCGCGGCTGCGCGTCGGCGACGTCGCCCGGCCGGTCGGGGTGGTCCCCCCGGACGCACCCGTCGGATCCGTCCGCTGGGCCGACGCCGCGGTGTGGGTCGTCCGGCGACCGGGGGAGACCCCGGACGGGCTGGTCCACCCGGGCGCGCTGGAGAAGGTGCCCGCCGACGAGCGCGCCCACGCCCCGGTCTTCTCCGTCGCGGTGCGGATGCCGATCGGGTGGGCGCTGCCGCTCGGTCCGGACGCGTCGTTCGACCGGGTGCTGGAGGTCATGAGGACGACCGGTGCGGGCATCGTCTGCCTCCTCGACGAGGAGGGTGCTCCGTGGGGCGCGGTCGCCGCCACCGACCTGGACCGGGGAGGGCGCACCGCGTCACGCTCGTAG
- a CDS encoding RecB family exonuclease, giving the protein MQPALSPSRAADFLQCPMLYRFRVVDRLPEPPSPAAARGSLVHAVLERLFDLPAAERTTANATALLPEAWARMVEQEPSLADLLPYADDGSVTVEDWFEQAAAFVERWFTLEDPTVLEPAERELYVEAQVGELTIRGYVDRLDEAPDGRLRVVDYKTGRAPSETFEARALFQLKFYALALWRSRGVMPSRLQLVYLSDGQVLWIDPTEDELLATERKIRALWAAIEQAATTGDWRARPGRICSWCAHRALCPAWGGTPPPLPEDATLRALDPRSTGRPDPRTADVD; this is encoded by the coding sequence ATGCAGCCCGCCCTCTCACCGTCGCGGGCGGCCGACTTCCTGCAGTGCCCGATGCTCTACCGCTTCCGGGTCGTCGACCGGCTGCCCGAGCCCCCGAGCCCCGCCGCCGCGCGCGGGTCCCTCGTCCACGCCGTCCTCGAGCGGCTCTTCGACCTGCCCGCGGCGGAGCGCACCACCGCCAACGCCACGGCGCTGCTGCCCGAGGCGTGGGCCCGCATGGTCGAGCAGGAGCCCTCGCTCGCCGACCTCCTCCCCTACGCCGACGACGGCAGCGTCACGGTGGAGGACTGGTTCGAGCAGGCCGCGGCCTTCGTCGAGCGGTGGTTCACCCTCGAGGACCCGACCGTGCTGGAGCCCGCCGAGCGCGAGCTCTACGTCGAGGCGCAGGTGGGCGAGCTGACGATCCGCGGCTACGTCGACCGGCTCGACGAGGCACCCGACGGACGGCTGCGGGTCGTCGACTACAAGACCGGTCGGGCGCCGTCGGAGACCTTCGAGGCGCGGGCGCTCTTCCAGCTGAAGTTCTACGCGCTGGCGCTGTGGCGCAGCCGCGGCGTGATGCCCTCGCGGCTGCAGCTGGTCTACCTCAGCGACGGTCAGGTGCTGTGGATCGACCCCACCGAGGACGAGCTGCTCGCGACCGAGCGCAAGATCCGGGCGCTGTGGGCCGCGATCGAGCAGGCCGCGACGACCGGCGACTGGCGGGCCCGGCCCGGGCGGATCTGCTCCTGGTGCGCGCACCGGGCCCTCTGCCCGGCGTGGGGCGGCACGCCGCCCCCGCTGCCCGAGGACGCGACCCTGCGGGCGCTGGACCCGCGCTCCACCGGGCGTCCCGACCCCCGCACCGCTGACGTCGACTGA
- a CDS encoding PAC2 family protein — protein sequence MIELRETGELRDPVVIAAFEGWNDAGESASALVEHLATVWNAEVVAAVDPEDYYDFQVNRPQTVRVDGRRTVRWPTTRILLAQDTPMGRDVLLVMGIEPSVRWRSFAGDILGYAVHQGAQMMVLLGALLADVPHTRPIPVSVSSDDPDLLASLEGIEPSTYEGPTGIVGVLADEAQHVDLPVLSCWAAVPHYAGGPPSPKASLALLGRVEELLDCVIDDSALAEEARAWEHGVDELAATDDEVAEYVRQLEDAQDTVELPEASGDAIAREFERYLRRRNDGTTSS from the coding sequence ATGATCGAGCTGCGTGAGACCGGTGAGCTGCGCGACCCCGTGGTGATCGCGGCCTTCGAGGGCTGGAACGACGCGGGGGAGAGCGCCTCGGCCCTGGTCGAGCACCTCGCCACGGTCTGGAACGCCGAGGTCGTCGCCGCTGTGGACCCGGAGGACTACTACGACTTCCAGGTCAACCGACCGCAGACGGTCCGCGTCGACGGGCGTCGCACGGTGCGCTGGCCCACGACCCGCATCCTCCTCGCGCAGGACACCCCGATGGGGCGCGACGTGCTGCTCGTCATGGGCATCGAGCCCTCCGTCCGCTGGCGCTCCTTCGCCGGCGACATCCTGGGGTATGCCGTGCACCAGGGTGCGCAGATGATGGTCCTCCTCGGAGCCCTCCTCGCCGACGTCCCCCACACCCGGCCCATCCCGGTGAGCGTGAGCTCGGACGACCCCGACCTGCTGGCCAGCCTCGAGGGCATCGAGCCCAGCACCTACGAGGGCCCGACCGGCATCGTGGGGGTGCTCGCCGACGAGGCCCAGCACGTCGACCTGCCCGTCCTCTCGTGCTGGGCGGCCGTGCCGCACTACGCCGGCGGCCCGCCGTCGCCGAAGGCCTCGCTGGCCCTGCTGGGCCGCGTCGAGGAGCTGCTCGACTGCGTCATCGACGACAGCGCCCTGGCCGAGGAGGCCCGGGCGTGGGAGCACGGCGTTGACGAGCTCGCCGCGACCGACGACGAGGTGGCGGAGTACGTCCGTCAGCTCGAGGACGCCCAGGACACCGTCGAGCTGCCCGAGGCCTCCGGCGACGCCATCGCCCGGGAGTTCGAGCGCTACCTGCGCCGCCGCAACGACGGCACCACCAGCAGCTGA
- a CDS encoding HAD family hydrolase, which translates to MPSQPADRPSLPAAVLWDMDGTIVDSEPYWMAEEEALVAAAGGVWRHEDALELVGNDLLVSARIILERTPVTGTPEEVVQQLLDGVIRRMRDALPWRPGAAELLTAFERLGVPSALVTMSWTDLAQVLVDRLPAGTFTTVVTGDQVGRGKPHPDPYLEAARRLGVDPADCLAVEDSPTGAASATAAGVPTVVVPHIVPVPEMDLAVQVPTLQGLDPEQLTALARSAGGSASATA; encoded by the coding sequence GTGCCGAGCCAGCCCGCCGACCGCCCGTCCCTGCCCGCCGCCGTCCTCTGGGACATGGACGGCACCATCGTCGACTCCGAGCCCTACTGGATGGCGGAGGAGGAGGCGCTGGTGGCCGCCGCGGGCGGCGTCTGGCGGCACGAGGACGCCCTGGAGCTGGTCGGCAACGACCTGCTCGTCTCGGCCCGGATCATCCTCGAGCGCACCCCCGTCACGGGCACCCCCGAGGAGGTCGTGCAGCAGCTGCTGGACGGCGTGATCCGGCGGATGCGCGACGCGCTGCCCTGGCGGCCCGGTGCGGCCGAGCTGCTCACGGCCTTCGAACGGCTCGGCGTGCCCTCGGCCCTCGTGACGATGTCCTGGACGGACCTGGCGCAGGTGCTCGTCGACCGGCTTCCGGCGGGCACCTTCACCACCGTCGTCACGGGCGACCAGGTCGGGCGCGGCAAGCCGCACCCGGACCCCTACCTCGAGGCGGCCCGCCGGCTGGGCGTCGACCCGGCCGACTGCCTGGCCGTCGAGGACTCCCCCACCGGCGCGGCGTCCGCGACCGCCGCCGGGGTGCCGACGGTCGTCGTGCCGCACATCGTCCCGGTGCCCGAGATGGACCTCGCGGTCCAGGTGCCCACGCTCCAGGGGCTCGACCCCGAGCAGCTCACCGCGCTCGCCCGGTCGGCGGGCGGCAGCGCCTCCGCTACAGCCTGA
- the mshC gene encoding cysteine--1-D-myo-inosityl 2-amino-2-deoxy-alpha-D-glucopyranoside ligase yields the protein MKTWSPVEIPTLPLEQRGGPLTVHDTATGARVRTRASDGTARLYVCGITPYDATHMGHAATYVTFDLLQRVWRDSGLRVRYVQNVTDVDEPLLERAERDGVDWRELATSQIDLFFSDMEALRVIPPDHYVGAVEGIPDDVAAVEQLLADGTAYPVPVPEDEETVEGAGRVDYYLDLSAQPSFGSVSGWSRPQMMEVFADRGGDPDRSGKRDELDPLLWRAGRVGEPHWDGGSLGRGRPGWHIECSTIAQRYLGTGFDVQGGGSDLIFPHHEMSAVQAVALQGGSPFAQAYVHQAMVAYEGEKMSKSKGNLVLVSTLRAEGVDPMAIRLVLLDQHYRTEWEWTADLLERAQERLRVWREAASRATAAYPAELGAQTVARMRAALADDLGSPRALAEVDAWAAAVLEGQQASTLVPDAVDALLGVRL from the coding sequence GTGAAGACCTGGTCCCCTGTCGAGATCCCCACCCTTCCCCTCGAGCAGCGCGGCGGGCCCCTGACCGTCCACGACACCGCCACCGGTGCGCGGGTGCGCACCCGCGCCAGCGACGGCACGGCGCGCCTCTACGTGTGCGGCATCACCCCCTACGACGCGACCCACATGGGGCACGCGGCCACCTACGTGACCTTCGACCTGCTCCAGCGGGTGTGGCGCGACAGCGGCCTCCGGGTCCGCTACGTCCAGAACGTCACCGACGTCGACGAGCCCCTGCTCGAGCGCGCCGAGCGTGACGGCGTCGACTGGCGCGAGCTGGCCACGAGCCAGATCGACCTCTTCTTCTCCGACATGGAGGCGCTGCGCGTCATCCCTCCGGACCACTACGTGGGCGCCGTCGAGGGCATCCCGGACGACGTCGCCGCGGTCGAGCAGCTGCTGGCCGACGGCACCGCCTACCCCGTCCCGGTGCCCGAGGACGAGGAGACCGTCGAGGGAGCGGGCCGCGTCGACTACTACCTGGACCTCTCGGCCCAGCCCAGCTTCGGCTCGGTGTCCGGCTGGAGCCGACCGCAGATGATGGAGGTCTTCGCCGACCGGGGCGGCGACCCCGACCGCTCCGGCAAGCGCGACGAGCTGGACCCGCTGCTGTGGCGCGCGGGCCGGGTCGGCGAGCCCCACTGGGACGGCGGGTCCCTCGGCCGGGGCCGTCCGGGCTGGCACATCGAGTGCTCGACGATCGCGCAGCGCTACCTCGGCACCGGCTTCGACGTCCAGGGCGGCGGCTCGGACCTGATCTTCCCCCATCACGAGATGAGCGCGGTCCAGGCGGTCGCGCTCCAGGGTGGCTCGCCCTTCGCGCAGGCCTACGTGCACCAGGCGATGGTCGCCTACGAGGGCGAGAAGATGAGCAAGTCCAAGGGCAACCTGGTGCTCGTGTCGACGCTGCGCGCCGAGGGCGTCGACCCGATGGCGATCCGGCTCGTGCTGCTCGACCAGCACTACCGCACGGAGTGGGAGTGGACCGCCGACCTGCTCGAGCGGGCCCAGGAGCGCCTGCGGGTCTGGCGGGAGGCGGCCTCGCGGGCGACCGCCGCCTATCCCGCCGAGCTCGGCGCCCAGACGGTGGCCCGGATGCGGGCGGCGCTGGCCGACGACCTGGGCAGCCCGCGGGCGCTGGCCGAGGTCGACGCCTGGGCCGCCGCCGTGCTCGAGGGGCAGCAGGCCTCCACCCTCGTGCCGGACGCGGTCGACGCCCTCCTCGGCGTCAGGCTGTAG
- a CDS encoding SCO1664 family protein, producing the protein MTGLLDDDGALEVLRTARIEPVGVLTEASNLTLLVDLHDADDRPTGHRAVYKPVRGERPLRDFPPGTLAAREVAAYLVSRAGGWDLVPPTVLREDAPLGRGSLQWWVTQPEERLADPSADLVEVLAPETVTDRWLAVVSGTGPEGEDVVVAHADDPQLRSLAVLDAVLNNADRKAAHLALDVAGRLRGFDHGLCLHVEDKLRTVLWGWAGAPLRPEDARALEALLTALEDGGGAEAGGGLLAGLVEPGELEALRARAHGLLAAGAMPLPPVDRYPLPWPLW; encoded by the coding sequence GTGACCGGGCTCCTGGACGACGACGGGGCGCTGGAGGTCCTGCGCACCGCCCGGATCGAGCCGGTCGGGGTGCTCACCGAAGCCTCCAACCTCACGCTGCTCGTCGACCTGCACGACGCCGACGACCGCCCGACCGGCCACCGCGCCGTCTACAAGCCGGTGCGGGGCGAGCGTCCCCTGCGCGACTTCCCGCCCGGCACCCTCGCCGCCCGGGAGGTCGCGGCCTACCTCGTGTCGCGCGCCGGCGGCTGGGACCTGGTCCCGCCGACCGTGCTGCGCGAGGACGCCCCGCTCGGCCGGGGGTCGCTGCAGTGGTGGGTGACGCAGCCCGAGGAGCGGCTGGCCGACCCCTCCGCCGACCTCGTCGAGGTGCTCGCGCCCGAGACCGTGACCGACCGCTGGCTCGCGGTCGTCTCCGGCACCGGACCGGAGGGCGAGGACGTCGTCGTCGCGCACGCGGACGACCCGCAGCTGCGTTCCCTCGCCGTGCTCGACGCGGTGCTCAACAACGCCGACCGCAAGGCGGCCCACCTCGCCCTCGACGTCGCCGGGCGCCTCCGTGGCTTCGACCACGGCCTGTGCCTCCACGTCGAGGACAAGCTGCGCACCGTGCTCTGGGGATGGGCGGGGGCCCCGCTGCGCCCGGAGGACGCCCGCGCCCTCGAGGCCCTGCTCACCGCCCTCGAGGACGGTGGTGGAGCGGAGGCGGGCGGTGGTCTCCTCGCGGGGTTGGTGGAGCCCGGGGAGCTGGAGGCCCTGCGGGCGCGTGCCCACGGGCTGCTCGCCGCAGGAGCCATGCCGCTGCCTCCGGTCGACCGCTACCCGCTGCCCTGGCCGCTCTGGTAG
- a CDS encoding DUF3090 family protein — protein sequence MPQSVFDPPERFVAGSVGPPGQRTFFLQASEGERRTTVSLEKEQVRLLGTSLEELLDQVSPVEGSAQAAEQFVDTAPLDTPFDDDFRVQRLSVAWEPTRQRVVLEAHDRPDTEELLDLDPEQDWPWTGLPPQSLVVVLEPARARAFAIRCAASLEGGRPSCPFCGQPLDPRGHICPRANGYRR from the coding sequence ATGCCGCAGTCCGTCTTCGACCCGCCCGAGCGCTTCGTCGCCGGGAGCGTCGGCCCTCCCGGCCAGCGCACCTTCTTCCTCCAGGCGAGCGAGGGCGAGCGCCGCACCACCGTCTCGCTCGAGAAGGAGCAGGTCCGCCTGCTGGGGACCTCCCTCGAGGAGCTGCTCGACCAGGTCTCCCCGGTCGAGGGGTCGGCGCAGGCCGCCGAGCAGTTCGTGGACACGGCCCCGCTCGACACCCCCTTCGACGACGACTTCCGGGTGCAGCGGCTCTCCGTCGCCTGGGAGCCGACCAGGCAGCGGGTGGTGCTGGAGGCGCACGACCGCCCTGACACCGAGGAGCTCCTCGACCTGGACCCGGAGCAGGACTGGCCCTGGACCGGGCTGCCGCCGCAGTCGCTGGTGGTCGTCCTGGAGCCGGCCCGGGCGCGGGCCTTCGCGATCCGGTGCGCCGCCTCGCTCGAGGGCGGTCGCCCCTCCTGCCCGTTCTGCGGCCAGCCGCTGGACCCGCGCGGGCACATCTGCCCGCGGGCCAACGGCTACCGGCGCTGA